DNA sequence from the Nicotiana tomentosiformis chromosome 3, ASM39032v3, whole genome shotgun sequence genome:
TGCTAGAGGGGAAATCATTGCATGAAACTAGTTGTGAGCCTCAAATTGACGAGTGCTGCAGTTGATATATGTATCTTTATTGAGGTGGGTATTTTGGTCTAGATAATGGAAAACTTGACACCGTCATGTTACCATTTAAGGAGTGGGCCATCTCATATAGTCATATTAAGTGAAGTGCATTGAGCTTTTCTTAATAGTGGGTCAGTACCAGGCaataactttcgccaaaataagTGGACCTTGATTCCTTCATTTTGTGATCAAGATTTGTGGACTGGGAGTGGGCACGATGTCAACCTCAATATCTCTATTGCTAAAACAATGAAATGAGAGCAAAATCAAAATGGCCATAGatgcaactgttctatgaattgTATTTTGCATGCTTCATAAACTGCACATCTCTTACCCACAATGGTCAATGGTCCCTAGTTATCTTTCAAATGGAACTCAATGTACATACTTATCGCTAGAGTTGGATTGTGTGGGCTCCTGTCTTTACACCCATCTCATATCCCATGCATCCGATGTAGGATTAAAGGTTAAGTTTCTCCCACTGTGGCACAATATTTTCACCGTGGCAGAGCTAATTCATTGATAAATGAGTTAGTAATCTGCTACAACTTCACACGGCACTGGTTGCAGAGGATGTTACACTCTATCATGTCGACTGAGGAATTCAATTATATATGGATATACTTGATAGAATGCCTGCATTTAGAACTTCATCTGCTTAATAATTGGTTCATATAGGTTAATAAATTTCCAGAGGTAGAAGAGAACATTGCATCATGTTCATCACTAACTTATTAGTAGTAGATTCGGAAAATATTGAATAACTGATTTTATAAAACACATACCATTCGTCCACCGACTAGATCATAATGGGCATAGTTTGGACCCTGAGGTTCACCAAAAACTTTATACGTGACCAAGTTCTCAGGAATCAGCTTGACAGTTTCTAGTACATTAATATGGCAGTAACAAGTTAGCAGTTAGATTAAAGAAATGGCTGGGAGAAGGTAAATATGTGAGTAAACATGATAACAGATCACAAAATGGTATTCTACCATACACAGCTTCAGGAGGACAAATAAGGTCTCTGTCCCCTGCAAGAGCTAAAATAGGCACATTGCTTTTGTGAAGATGGTCCTTATAAAAGAAAGTCCCACTTCTATTCCTTAGACCACCCTTTTGGAAGACTGTTGATAGCTGTGACAGAAGTTTCGCAGGAATAGTACCTGCATAAATGTAACCATGTGATATTCCATAAATAATAGCCATAAAAGTACTCTCAGAGTTTCTTCTATCTTTTAatatcttattttattatttcagagGGGAGGTACTGGGCAGTTTGGAGGATGCAGAGTCCTAATCTATTGAAGGCTTTAAGATAGATGTTAGGTGTGCATAGTATCATGTTAGCAATGGTCTAATGATCTCAAAGACGGTTGATGCAACACAACAGATGACAAACACAGTCAATTTATACATCATATACTGCTTGGACAGCGATCTGCTTAACAGAGAGTTAGTTTGCTTGAGAAACTAAAGTAATTTCAGAAATAAAAATTACTACGAAGTCATTTTACCTACAAGAAATGCGAGTTTGTTTAAGCTAAAGCTTGTTAATAGTTCTAATGGAGTACAGTACACagtaaccaaaaaaaataaaaaatatatatataaactatgAGTTCAACTGAGGTAATGTCCTCAGGTAGAAATATGTTATGACACCCAAATGGTTGGAGAAGTAAAAAGTTAGATTCAGTTGTGCAATGACATAGCAGTCCATGATAATCGACAACTGTGGAAATCTAAGAAAGTGAAACAAGATTTCTCGTATAACGACACCTATCACAGGCAAATGCTTCTATATTAGCTTGAACTGTGAACAAAAACTTGATTGCATGTCGGATATTGCTGTTATTGTGTAACGCCAAACAATAATACCAATCTTGTTTTGGAGAGCTTGCGCTTGTTATCCCCTTCCATCAAGTCAACAATTCACCTAAGGTGGAACCAAACCAATTACAGTATATCATTTCCCTTTAAGGCTTTTACTAGCAAGACGCGACTAACCATAAAAGCAAGATTCAATAAATGGAGCTGACAAAGAAAACAGCACAAGTCAATCATGTTTTGCATCTCTTCTCACTGATGGTTATGATCTTTGATGAAGAAAGAAAGCCAGCTCATACTTACAAAAGTTTTTCAAGACAAGCCTCTCAAACATTTCCGGATGCATCATATTTTGCGCAGATACCTGAGGATTTAACCATGATAAGAGATACGGAGGACGAGATGCAAGAGGATAGATGGCTGCGAGTAATGCTCCGAGTGGAACAACTGGAAGATTCACAGCCTTTGCAGGATCTACCTGTGCATCCACCAACAATTAAAATCCCCTTTTCATCACATTAGAGATAAACAAAGGTTGCAGTCTATTTGAAACCCTAAAGTGCAGCATGTGATGTCTTCCATTTTACTTACTAAGGGTAAAAGCATTTTCAGGGATGACCGTGAAGTAGTGTAGTCCAGTGATGAACCCAAAGTGATGACTGATGCCAACTCAGTGCACTTTCCTCTGGAACCTGGTAAATCAAAGACATTAATTCAGACGCATGTAAATATATACTACATGAAGTTACACATATCGTCCCTCTATCCCAAAATGTTTGGCGGCACTTTTCTCTTCCCAAGATACAGACTAAGTAAACTTAGACCTAATTTCACCATTTTGATATGAGGAGAATTGCAATTTATAGTACTTATTGCTCAGTTTCGATCTCATAGAGTTCAATTCCCGTTCCCAACCCATGAATATCTAAATTTTGAGATGAATTAGTCTACCCTGATTTTAGCTCTGAGATTTAGTCAAACTGACTCTCGAGAGCATTATTGTTTAATTATAAATATATTGCTAGTTATAGTTCCTTTTTCTGAATAAACAACCAAAGCACAAGCCAAAGGACTATCTGACTAACTTTGGCTACCATTTTCCCCAAAACTAAGACTAAGAAATACAAGAGTACTGGTGGATTAGAAGGCGTTATACCATTTTGTGAGAGCATGGCATACAGCAAGATACCTCCCATAGAATGGCCAATAGCGAGCAACTTTCCATCCTTCGGTCTGCATTGGTTCCTTATGTAGTCCATCTACATAAACAAAAACAGAAGCACTAACTAGTAACTAATGCACGTCAAGCGCATAAATATAATAATCTTAGAAAAGCTCCTGTAATACATTACACGAGGAGATAAAGACCAATCTATTCAAAATCCATGCCACGAGATGTCACCTCACCGCTGTAGGCACATCTTCTTCCAAGTAATGATCGAAGTCCCAGTTATACTTCCCAATCAGATGAAGCTGTTTCAAGAAATCTTCTACTGTAATAGAAAAGCGGTTTTGCAAACCAGTAAACTGAGAGATTGGTTGTTGATTTTCCTCAATAATATTTCCAAGTCCATGACCAAATTCAGTGAGTTGGCTTGTAATAGCAGACACTTGTGTTGCATCTTGTAATCCTGAAATTTTTACCCAAATATGAATGTGATTGCAATGAAACCGCCTTTTTAACAGGGTTTTACATTTTTTTCCAATTGCTTCCTGATTGATTTGTATGCTAAGGGATAATTAATCCATTAACACTTACCTTCATCTTGACTAATTTTTGCGCTCAAGCCAGCACCTCGAACTTCAAGAATCCAAGTATCAAATCCTTGGTGAGACATATATCGTGCAAAAGATGACTGCAAGTAACCATATTTTTGATTTGAAGGTTAAACCATCAAACTGACATCTAGCTAAAATCAAAGACAAACCAAAAACTGGGAAATCAGAATAAAGTTTAACAATGACCACATCAGCTCACACAGATATCTTTTGCTTGTACCTTGCACTACATATCGATGAAAGCCGCAAGATCAATCTAAGAAAGCAGAAAAATCACCACACCCTCAGGTATGATGAGATGACTGCACTATGTAATTAGACAGGTACAGAGTGTACATTATAGTGTACGTTTACGATAATAAAGTGTGAGAAACTATCTACGGAAGCAAAGATGGTATGTTAATTTTCACAGGCTGTTATAAAGTTTGGACATTTAAACAAATAGATGTTAAACATGAAGCAACCATCCCATGTTCATATATACTATTTgttgcaattttaatgaatttttacacataaattatgATACATGTCAAAAGCACAGGGTTCAGATGAACCCACTACCATAAGGCTGGATATGCCACTGATGATTCGAGATGAAAGACAGGAGGATATTTACTGATGTTAACATATCTGTTATTAAGAGAATAGGTTAAAGGCAAATCGTCTATCCGCTGTTATGAACCATGGACTTAACACACAAGGTACTCAGCCCAGTGGGGCATGTTGAGGAGGAATAAAAAAGCAGAGACTTACACCAGGAGCAAGATCATAGCCAATGGCATTAGTGCCTACTCCAGACAACAATAACAGAGGATGATTCCTGCGGCTCCGCTGCACACACATTTTCACATTATATCTATATATTTTAATAGTATTCAGAAGATAATTAAAGGGGAACGGTGCTTTCCAAGcttaatatatatgtataataatgTGTagtaatatttttttggattatcTATTAACATATTATAGAGTTCAATTTCAATGTAGAGCACCTGTGGTGAAGGTAAGTAGCGCCATAGGGCGAGTTTCCATTCATTGTTGGGAAGGGGAACGTAATGAAGCTCATCGGCCGTACAAACAGAGGGCTTAGGGCTGGTTCTACCACCTGCGCTACTACTGATGCAGAGTGGCCGCAGCCTCTGCGGTGGACTACCAACGGCAGCGGCGGGTTCTACGGCGGAGAAAGACGGAAGGCCAGCCGGCGCGTGAATCGCCCAACGGAAATCCGATGGAGCAAAAGCAATCATTTTATTACACTAGTTGTATTTAGGAACAAAGGAACAAGTTCTTAATCTTTGTAGCCCAGAATGAGACGCATTAATATTTGATGCGTAATTTCCAAATTCTCGTTTTATTCATATTTGTTGCTTTCAATTTTCCTGAGTGTGATAGTATCTTAAATGCATGCAACATGTGCACGTGTCCGGTGCTAATGCTCCGCCTACTCCACGGGATAACAGTAATTCCTCTGTCCCAATTTTAATTTCAGTATTTATTAAATATAGAGTTTAAAATATTAACGTAAGGTAGTAAATAGTAACGTGACATAAATAGTAATTAAGAAATGGTTAGAAAGGTTACATAAGGGAAAAAAATATcacataaatttaaaaattacaaaaattgTAGTAATATTATCTTAGATAAAATGGCATGTGGAGGAAAAAGACAGTGATGGAACGCAATTCCCAAAAAAGAGtagaagaggaaagatgaagatACGTGAAAGAGAGAACTGCCCCTTTTGGCCACAGCCTGATTCCAGATTACGTATTGAGATATTTGATTTCTTATACGATTATATTAGTGAAAGGGACGCTATTGAGTAACATCAACAACACAAAAATCTTCTCAGTATTGTAAAATCTCATTGCATGGAAAAAGAAAGTCAATGACAACAAGTACACATACATTAGCTCTGTCCAATTAAAATATCATTGCTTGGATATTTAAGTGGAGGATACAGATGAGCCTTCAATATTGCCACAAAAGTCCATTGCAAAATTACAAAATCAAAACTGCTATCTGAAAGCACTGGAAAATTATGTCCATTCAGTTTAGTAAATATCTACACATCTAGAAAACAATTGAGATTTTTCTTTGAATggtgtagtagtagtagtagttgatAAGCAAACAAGTCCCAAATGAAGTTTCAACTAAGATTTTTATCCTTTATTAATGAATAAATGCAAGCATGATTCAGAATGTCATCCTTGAGGTGACGAAAAGTTTACAAGAGAAAGAAGGTGTTTAGCAATCTCAACAGATGCATCTGGCTTCGCAGCTTTGAGAGCTCTCTCAGACATCTCTGTCATCGATCCCTCATTATCTGCAAAAACCCCGTTGCGCGAAGGATAACATTAGAATCCAGAGGTGTGTTAGGAGGGCCAGTTCAATAATTCTTACATAATTAGCAGAAAGATTTTGATCGGAACAATAACATGTAAAAGCACTTTAAATATGCATCTAGAGCAACCAAAAGGGTCCAAAGCAGAGCACGCTTAAGTGCAAAACTGATAAAAGACAAAGGAAAGTGATGTTCATAAACCCCAAAACCTCTACTCCCTGCTCAAAATTAAATCAGTAGAAAAGTTTAGCCAAAAGAAAGAAGACAAAATAGGTAACACAAGAAACACTAAAAGAAACACAATGCTGATAATCTATGCTATGACAAGACTATGGTCAAAGGGTTCTCCATTTGAAGAAAAATAAAGCTAGAACGAGTAGAACAAATCTATAGCAAGATTCCTGGTCCATTCTATCTGCCATTCGATGTGGTGTTTGATATAACGCCTCCTAGGTGCCATTCGATGCAATGGGCTGTTTTTTTATGTATTTATGTTTTTTTGGAAGCCATCTAAAACATACACTTTCACTTTCAGTATCCAATTGGTATGATGTTTTTTATGAAATGAATTCATGAATTCCATAAGAAGATGATTGACGGATCACTTCTCATGAGAAAAGCCACTTATACCTAATCTTCAGCATTGTAGGAACTATAGCAATCTTACTCTCTTATTCATTTTTAGTGACACTTCTTTATGGAGCTAAGGCGTCCTAGGTCTGTTGTTTATTTTGCCTTTCTGAGAATTCTTGCTCTATATATAGATACTAAACACAGGCACGTATAAAGTCTTATGTCAACCAAATTAAAGTCAATCAAATAAGCATCTTTAATGATGGTAACCTTCCCTCTCTCTTCTTATCTCTCAAGTGTGTCAACGATTCTGTGATTACTGATTTGTGACGAGCGAGGACATCAGGAGAGGCGTATTTCTCAAATTTGCTAAGGCCTGGTAAATGTATCTGCATGCTCTTTCAGCAGATATCTAAAATGTGAGAATAGATTTAAAGATAGGTCTAAAGTGCCATATTCTTGTTTGAAGCTCGTCAAACATGAATATAGCTGCAGTCTAACCAATTACCAAACTCAACAGTAAACCAGGTAAATTTGTAGCTTTGGTACCATGCTCCAACTCGGAGAGCACggacgaggaggagaagaggaTGTGTAGGGAGTGTTACAAGAAGGCAAGGAAAGAGGCAAAATTGGTAGTCACGGCGGTTAAGACTGCAGCTTTTGAGCGATTGTACGAGGATCTTGGGGGCAAAGGAGGCGACAAGAAGCTTTTCAGGTTAGCCAAGATTagggagaggaaggctcgggacctGGACCAAGTACGGTGCATTAAGGACGAAGATAGTAAGGTTCTGGTGGAAGAGGTGTGTATCAGGCGTAGATGGCGGGAGTACTTCCATAGGCTCTTGAACGAGGGAGGGGACAAGAACATTGTGCTAGGTGAGTTGGAGAATTCAGGGAGTCAGAGGAATTTTGGGTTTTGTAGGCGTATTAGGAGCGTAGAGGTGGAGGGGGCGATGCGGAAGATGAGCAAGGGTAAGGCTACTGGGCCAGACGAGATCccagtggaattttggaagaaagtGGGTCAGCCAAGCTTGAAGTGGCTTACTGGTTTGTTTAATGTCATTTTcaggacgaagaagatgcccgaagattGGCGACGGAGTTGGATGATCCCCTTGTATAAAAACAAAGGTGATATCTAGGActgtaacaactataggggtatcaaactgctgagtcatactatgaaagtttggagagggtggtggagatgAGGGTGACGTAGTGTTACTATTTACGAGAACCAGTTCGGATTTATGCCGGGACAGTCTACTACATAAGTCATTCACCTTGTGACGAGATTGGTGgggcagtatagggagaggaagaaagACTTGCATTTGGTATTCATCGACCTAGAGAAGGCCTATGATAAAGTCCCGTGAGAGGTCCTATGGAAATGTATGGAGGCTAGCGGTGTCCCGGTGGCGTACAttagggcgattaaggacatgtacgaAGGAGCGAAAACTTGGGTGAGGACTGCGAGAGGAGACTCAGATCATTTCCCAGTGGAGATGGGGTTACATCAAGGATCGACTCTTAGCCCGTTTTTGTTGCCTTAACGTTAGATGTGCTGACGCGTCACatacaaggggaggtgccatggtgtatgttatttgctgatgacatagtcctgattgatgagacgcgaggcaGAGTTAATGctaagttggaagtttggagaCAAACACTGGAgtttaaaggtttcaagttgagtaagtCAAAAACTgagtacttggagtgcaagtttagTGATGGGATGCATGAAGAAGAAGTGGAAGTGAGGATTGGTACTCAAGTCATCCCTAAAAGAGATAGTTTTAAGtatcttgggtctattattcaaggCAACAGGGAGATTGACGAAGGTGTTATTCATCGTATTGGAGCGGGGTGCATGAGATAGAGGCTCGCCTCGGgggttttgtgtgataagaatgtgccacctggacttaagggcaagttctatagagtggtggttagacccACTATATTGTATGTTGCTGAGTGCTGGCCCGTCAAGaaattccatgtccaaaagatgaaagtagctgaaatgaggatgttgagatggatgtgtgagcATACAAGGAAAGACAGGATTAGAAATGAAGTTATTAGGGATAACGTAGGAGTGGCATCTGTGGAGGACAAGTTGTGGgaatcgaggctgagatggttcgggcatgtgaagaggagagacatAGATGCTCCGGTgagaaggtgtgagaggttgtACATGGCGGGTCTGAGGAAGGGAAGGGGTAAGCCTAAGAAGTATTGTGGAGAGGTAATTAGGCAGGACATGTCATTGCTTCAACTTACCGAGGGTATGACCcacgataggaaggtgtggaggtcgagaattagggttgtaggttaacACATAGTAGTGTGTTCCTCCTAGGCCGACCAGTAGTACTAggactatttttgtaatttcCTTTTTATGGTTCTTTATTAAGCATGTTGTGTCATTCACGCCCGTTACCATGTTACATTGTTGCTAATATTCTTTGCTACTTGGTTGCTTTATCTCCActgtttcttgagccgagggtctatcggaaacaacctctctatctctatgaggtaggggtaaggtctgcgtacactctaccctccctgaccccatttatgggatcaaactgggtttgttgttgttgttggtaccATGCTCCAACTCCCACCGCCCCAGTTTTACATATTATTAGTCACGTCAATGTCCAGCATGGATTTAGCAGAGTTACATATTCACAATCAAAATCATAGATTTTCAGATGAAGGGAAAAACTGAAGTTTATTAAACAAAACCATGACAGCAAGATGATGTATGGATTGTTTTTGATTAACTGCAATAATCAGAATAATACTACACATACAAGACAGAACACCATACCTAAAATTTCTTCAATAGCACTTTTAAGAGTCAGAGAGTCAAGTTCATCTTCAGTTATAACCCTTGAACCAGCTACATCAGCCATTAGACAAGCATTGTGAAATTGATGTCCTTCAGCCACATTCGGTGAAGGTATCTGCAAAAATTTCAAGAGAAAGCTATAAAGAAGTGTTTTGCCAAGATTAATGAACTAATCTCTCAAGGAATCTGAAACACCAGAGTTGTAAAACCGTGGAGGCAATGGATTTCTTTTCATTTATAATAAGAAGAAACGAGAAGCCATACTTCAGCTATGAATTGTAAGTTAACCAAAATTTTGGACAACTGCTATGGTCCTCTACCTAATCTCTCTCGAATGGTTTCCACCTATCTAATTTTGATCATTCAGAGCGGCTGCTATTTGATGCATGTTTGTGTGTCCAATAAACATTACACACGAATAGAGTTGTCCTCACATCAAATTTCCTCCCAAAATTGGTAAAATCAAATCGTGAGCCACAAGGCCATTTGCACCATGGATCTACAAATGTCAGTCAGAATATATGATTATTACCAGAATACAAGGTTTCCCAGCAGCCAAGATCTCGGAGCAGATCATTGCTCCAGCTCTAGATACAATAAGGTCTGCAGCTGAGTATGCCAAATCCATAGAATGCAAGAACCTTCGCCAAGATAGGATAAAATCAGATTAAAACGGATAAAAGGACATCTCTTATATTAAAGAAATTTGCCTGAAATGCAAAACTTGCCATATAGTAACCCACAATTCTCGAGTTTAAATCGGGAAATAAAACATCTTTAGCACTAATGACGAATAGGCATTTATGTTGAAACGAAACAACACTCACGGGGTTATGTATAATCGGGGATGGAATTTTACAAGGCTTTCCATCTCATCAAATGCTAGAACACCCGTCTGCCATATTAAAAACAAGTCTTTCCGTTCGTCTAACATTTCAGAATACAAATGCAAGATAGCAACATTAAGTGCATTGGCACCCAAAGAGCCACCAAGAATCAACACCACTTTACCATCCCCCTTCCCTACAACAGCCTTTGAAAAGAAATGACGCCTCGCCACAGCCTTGGATGCATATTGCCTCAACGACAATCTCACTGGATTTCCGCACACCACGCATTTATTCTTTTGCCAGAAACAATCAACAGTAGAATTAAATGCAGCAAACACTTTGTCAGCAAATAATGAAAGCACCCGATTTGCTACACCGGGTACTGAATTTTGTTCTTGGATTGCTAGTTTAATCCCTCTGAGTCCAGCAGCTAGGCAAATCGGAAACGAAACAAACCCACCAGTTCCAATTACTATATGGGGTTTGAACTCTTGAAGTATTAGGAAACTTTTGATTAGGGATTTAATGAGAACATAAGGGAGGACGAATAAATTGTACAGAGAGATGAAGGGCCGGCCCAATGGTGCGGCTCGAATCGGCGTAAAAGAATATCCTGCTGTTGGCACTGCAGTGCTTTCCATTCCAGTTGGGAGCCCAACAAAGAGTATCTGGGCATTTGGGTCAAGGGTTTTGAGATCATCAGCAATGGCAATAGCTGGGTATATATGGCCACCTGTGCCCCCTGCGGCCAATATGATTCGAAGAGTGTCAGTTCCACTTCCAGCAGCTGCTGTTGATGCATTGGTGGTTTGATCATTGGGTTTGTTTCGAGAGAGACAGCTATTGATGTTGAGATTCCTGAAGTCAAAGCAAAAAATTGAAATATATTACGCACAATAGATACAAACAAAAGCATCTACGTAACAACTATATTTATGGAGAGAAGAGAAATAGAGCCTGCCTAGATTGAAGTTGAACGGAGATTTGGGTTCGAAAGAAGCGGCGGTTCAGTGAAAGTTGCGAGTGTAAATTGATGGCAGTAAACATGATTGAGAAGGAATATGAAGAAGACAGAATCAAGATTCAGGGTATACATCTGTCTGCTCAAACATTAGATCTTTACTAGATTCTGTCTTAGCTATGTAGATAAATAGAAATTTGAACTCATGCTTTTTGTTCAATAGTAAATGTTTTCACAACTCCCAACCTCCTCCATTCTATTTAATTATTGTGCTAAAGCTCTAAGCCAAGGTTCTTTCAATTATAAATTTGAATGGATCTTTATGTTTACAACTTTTTGCAGGTTCTTGTGTTTCTTTCTATTTCCTTTAACTTCTGCATCATCTGATTTAAGGTGTCTTGTCCTTTCCTGGGGGTTATTTTCCTTCCATTGCTGTTATAAAATGGTCAAACAAGGATTCTCGTCAACAACCTTCAATTTCAACAGGTGAGTTTAAATCTCAATTTTGATCTTGTTATATGGTACAGTATACCAATCCAGATCAGATTAAAGCTTCAAGTATTTGGATCGGTTGGTAATTGTACTCGACGAGAATTGCATAAGCTCATGATTGCTTCCCTTAAAgtgtcaaaataattcgatattaATTCCAAGTTGTCTGTCTCTTGCGCTGACTCATCTCCTTgtcagttaatttttttttttcgtgTGTGGTTAAAAGTGATGCTATAATTTAAGTTACTACTATCTTCGTTCACTTTTAGTTGTCCACTATGAACTTTGCACgccccttaaaaaataataaatgaagtgcataatttaccatgatactcatattaattgatgcatatttttaatgaatttgagaaaatgatttgaaatgagtaattaatactattgtttgaccaaaaagtataaatcttcggttaaactaattaattttatgtAATGAGAGATTAAGCCTAATTGATAATAATATCCATGGATTTACAACTAGCTAACACAAATAACGCATGGTAGTGTTGATGGGGGATTAGATGCAGTATGTATTTAATATTACAAGAGGAGTCATGATGGAAgaatatcaagcaataaataataataaatgacattaacgtaaataaggagaatgattcacccaatattgaatgaGGTAGATGATTCTTCTTTCTGACAGTGATGAGTGATAGACAAATTCTAGAATATTGGAACTATTCTCGTATCTGATGGAAAAGTCTGGAATAATGGATGGTAAAATCTTATTACAAAGGTAATGTTTGTATCTTTTCTAGAGAGTCTTCTTCTCAAAAAGTGCTCTTATCCGAAAATATTACATGCCCTTTCCCcttatctctttttctatttatatgggacatatccctagtcaaccctaaaAGTACCAGTACATAGAATATTCAGGGAAATATTCCCTTAAATATCCTATTACAAAAACTAGTCGTTAGTACTGTCCTTGATACTTGATCTTGGTCGTTATTGACCGCCCGACTACGAGCCCCGCTGTCCACTAGTCGACCTCGGCCACATCACTTTCTATAATACCACTCCATGCTAAATCTTATTGAGgtagattttgacctatacagttagtccctccgcttattgatgtCGACCCTGGGCGACCTCGATGAGCGGACTCTGTTAGTTATGGTTGAGAAGTTCAGATGAGCAGGTCGAGTAGTAGCGTTGCAGACGGGGTGGAAACATGGCCTTCCGTGAGCCGCTACCCAGGGTCACGTCATCATACGTCATTATTACGCGTTTTCTTGATACCTTGCATCGTTTCTCGTGCCTCTACCGCTTCGATTCCTGAGCTGGATAATGACAGTTTGCTTTCTTGATATTGATGCCTATAGGGATACAAGATCATTTGCCTTACTCTTGGCAATCTAAATATTGGACATTCataccttcttcttcttccttcctcATTCAGAATCCTTGCTCTTTTGATCTTACTTCCATATTCTTGCTTTCACTGATTCTGGTGGCTCCTGCTGCTCTTGACTCTTTTGTGTTTATACCTCCTTTATTCATAAACAAAGATGGTTAAAGTGTCTCCCAGTTCTGGGGAGAGGGTACCTGACCCTATTCCCTTGGCAGTGCGCATGCCTCCCCATGACGATGGGGTTGCCATTGTTGCAGAGGATGAAAGCTTTCCTAtg
Encoded proteins:
- the LOC104101295 gene encoding uncharacterized protein, with amino-acid sequence MIAFAPSDFRWAIHAPAGLPSFSAVEPAAAVGSPPQRLRPLCISSSAGGRTSPKPSVCTADELHYVPLPNNEWKLALWRYLPSPQRSRRNHPLLLLSGVGTNAIGYDLAPGSSFARYMSHQGFDTWILEVRGAGLSAKISQDEGLQDATQVSAITSQLTEFGHGLGNIIEENQQPISQFTGLQNRFSITVEDFLKQLHLIGKYNWDFDHYLEEDVPTAMDYIRNQCRPKDGKLLAIGHSMGGILLYAMLSQNGSRGKCTELASVITLGSSLDYTTSRSSLKMLLPLVDPAKAVNLPVVPLGALLAAIYPLASRPPYLLSWLNPQVSAQNMMHPEMFERLVLKNFCTIPAKLLSQLSTVFQKGGLRNRSGTFFYKDHLHKSNVPILALAGDRDLICPPEAVYETVKLIPENLVTYKVFGEPQGPNYAHYDLVGGRMAFYQVYPYIIEFLSRHDRV
- the LOC104101296 gene encoding uncharacterized protein; translated protein: MFTAINLHSQLSLNRRFFRTQISVQLQSRNLNINSCLSRNKPNDQTTNASTAAAGSGTDTLRIILAAGGTGGHIYPAIAIADDLKTLDPNAQILFVGLPTGMESTAVPTAGYSFTPIRAAPLGRPFISLYNLFVLPYVLIKSLIKSFLILQEFKPHIVIGTGGFVSFPICLAAGLRGIKLAIQEQNSVPGVANRVLSLFADKVFAAFNSTVDCFWQKNKCVVCGNPVRLSLRQYASKAVARRHFFSKAVVGKGDGKVVLILGGSLGANALNVAILHLYSEMLDERKDLFLIWQTGVLAFDEMESLVKFHPRLYITPFLHSMDLAYSAADLIVSRAGAMICSEILAAGKPCILIPSPNVAEGHQFHNACLMADVAGSRVITEDELDSLTLKSAIEEILDNEGSMTEMSERALKAAKPDASVEIAKHLLSLVNFSSPQG